A DNA window from Candidatus Alcyoniella australis contains the following coding sequences:
- a CDS encoding class I SAM-dependent methyltransferase, translated as MPQTRPLSPRLYSGLRRVVELGFGRDLRLLEPLLRGYAHVADLGCGSGELTPAIASGSYLGLDWDLGQLGYAADKYGTQAKRFACADLTRLPLADAALPALLFSKAAHHMDDDQVQAVLAEALRIAVVGAKLVIVDVYPAGHGLMHDLLVNRELGEHHRQPGELERLAIEVGWTAIERHELRKPTLACYVLVMRKPEEFG; from the coding sequence ATGCCGCAGACAAGACCGCTCTCTCCGCGCCTGTATTCCGGTTTGCGCCGGGTGGTCGAACTCGGGTTCGGCCGCGACTTGCGGCTGCTCGAACCGCTGCTGCGCGGCTACGCGCATGTCGCTGACCTCGGTTGCGGCAGCGGGGAATTGACCCCGGCCATTGCGAGCGGCAGCTACCTGGGGCTCGACTGGGACCTGGGACAGCTTGGATACGCGGCTGATAAATACGGCACTCAAGCAAAGAGATTTGCCTGCGCTGATCTGACCCGGCTGCCCTTGGCCGATGCCGCCCTGCCCGCGCTGCTGTTCTCCAAGGCGGCGCATCACATGGATGACGACCAGGTGCAGGCGGTGCTGGCTGAGGCGTTGCGGATCGCGGTTGTCGGGGCAAAGCTGGTGATCGTGGACGTCTATCCCGCGGGCCACGGCCTGATGCACGACCTGCTGGTCAACCGCGAACTAGGCGAGCATCATCGTCAACCCGGCGAGCTCGAGCGCCTGGCCATCGAGGTCGGCTGGACCGCCATCGAGCGGCATGAGCTGCGCAAGCCGACCCTGGCCTGCTACGTGCTGGTGATGCGCAAGCCCGAGGAGTTTGGATGA
- a CDS encoding metallopeptidase TldD-related protein produces the protein MKRFCRSILSILLVLLAATAALAADDPRVLTLEAMQAELERSMERIELPGFDGPYFISYLLRDVQSVAVEAAYGALLGSHGGRNRRGYVEVRVGDYSFDNSGKGGFEFSMGPEMDYETYLDYLDAPIDDGKALRRMLWRVTDLRYKGALSAYQQKKSRQIFEIDPKVQVDDFTREQPARHVDPVPKIDLQGLRQPWEKILAQESAYLASVPGLIDFDLMFHARRQTRIYVNSEGGRLITESVLLSVSGRASLRADDGMLLLGTLSEYGRDPATFIDQRALHTKLTQLVDDLKALSQAEVIDPYTGPAILGPEVAGVFFHEAVGHRLEGERQRNEDEGQTFANKVGEQVIPTFLSVIDDPTLASFDGTQLNGHYLYDDEGVKAWRVELIDHGVLRNYLLSRAPVEGFDKSNGHGRSASYEDPMARMANTIVLSDNRLSDEQLKQRLMELTREAGKPYGLIIRGSVGGHTSTSTWNYQAFSHRPLQIYKVDAQTGEETLVRGAEIVGTPLTSINKIVATGSRDGVFNGFCGAESGYVPVSAVAPAILVSELELQKVADVPQRPPILPPPGD, from the coding sequence ATGAAGCGTTTCTGCCGCAGCATATTGTCGATCCTGTTGGTGCTGCTCGCCGCGACCGCGGCCCTTGCTGCGGACGATCCGCGAGTCCTCACTCTCGAAGCGATGCAGGCTGAACTCGAGCGTTCGATGGAACGCATTGAGCTGCCCGGGTTCGACGGGCCGTACTTCATCAGCTACCTGCTACGCGACGTGCAGAGTGTGGCCGTTGAGGCGGCCTACGGCGCACTGCTGGGCTCCCACGGCGGACGCAACCGCAGGGGCTACGTTGAGGTGCGCGTGGGCGACTACTCCTTCGATAACTCGGGCAAGGGCGGATTCGAGTTCTCGATGGGCCCGGAGATGGATTACGAGACGTACCTGGACTACCTCGACGCGCCCATCGACGACGGCAAGGCCCTGCGGCGTATGTTGTGGCGCGTCACGGACCTGCGCTACAAAGGCGCGCTGAGCGCCTACCAACAGAAAAAGTCGCGGCAAATCTTCGAGATCGACCCCAAGGTGCAGGTGGACGACTTCACCCGCGAGCAGCCGGCGCGCCACGTCGATCCGGTGCCCAAGATCGATCTACAGGGGCTGCGCCAGCCGTGGGAGAAGATACTTGCCCAGGAGTCGGCCTACCTGGCCTCGGTGCCGGGGCTGATCGATTTTGACCTGATGTTCCACGCCCGACGTCAGACGCGGATCTACGTCAACTCCGAGGGCGGCCGGCTGATCACCGAGAGCGTGCTGCTCAGCGTCAGCGGCAGGGCCTCGCTGCGCGCGGACGACGGCATGCTGCTGCTCGGCACGCTCTCCGAGTACGGCCGCGATCCGGCGACGTTTATCGATCAACGCGCACTGCACACCAAGCTGACGCAGTTAGTGGACGACCTTAAAGCGCTGAGCCAAGCCGAGGTGATCGATCCCTACACCGGCCCGGCGATCCTCGGCCCCGAGGTCGCGGGGGTCTTCTTCCACGAGGCGGTGGGCCATCGACTTGAGGGCGAGCGCCAGCGCAACGAGGACGAGGGCCAGACCTTCGCCAATAAAGTCGGCGAGCAGGTGATCCCAACGTTTCTCAGCGTGATCGACGATCCGACCCTGGCGAGCTTCGATGGGACGCAGCTCAACGGCCACTACCTTTACGACGACGAGGGCGTTAAGGCGTGGCGAGTGGAGCTGATCGACCACGGCGTGCTCAGGAACTACCTGCTGTCGCGCGCGCCGGTGGAGGGCTTTGACAAATCCAACGGCCACGGACGCTCCGCATCCTATGAGGACCCGATGGCGCGGATGGCCAACACCATCGTGCTCAGCGACAATCGGCTGAGCGACGAGCAGCTCAAGCAGCGGCTGATGGAGCTGACCCGCGAGGCGGGCAAGCCCTACGGCCTGATCATCCGCGGCTCGGTGGGCGGCCACACCTCGACCAGCACCTGGAACTACCAGGCGTTCAGCCACCGGCCGCTGCAGATCTACAAGGTCGATGCCCAAACCGGCGAGGAGACTCTGGTGCGCGGTGCGGAGATCGTGGGCACGCCCCTGACCTCGATCAACAAGATCGTGGCCACCGGCTCGCGCGACGGTGTGTTCAACGGCTTCTGCGGTGCGGAGAGCGGATACGTGCCGGTCAGCGCCGTGGCTCCGGCGATCCTGGTCAGTGAGCTCGAGTTGCAGAAAGTCGCCGACGTACCACAGCGGCCGCCGATCCTGCCGCCGCCCGGCGATTAA
- a CDS encoding DUF3467 domain-containing protein has translation MTEDKLDQPMGDKKKKAVKINVKIDDQTAAGHYSNMAVLKHSEAEFVVDFLFLQPERPVAKVISRIILNPLNAKRLHTILGEHLRRYEARFGPLSIKTPDQGDVEIVN, from the coding sequence ATGACGGAGGATAAATTGGATCAGCCGATGGGCGATAAAAAAAAGAAGGCGGTCAAGATCAACGTCAAGATCGACGACCAGACAGCCGCGGGACACTACTCGAACATGGCCGTGCTCAAGCACTCCGAGGCCGAATTCGTGGTCGACTTCCTTTTCCTACAGCCTGAGCGGCCGGTGGCCAAGGTGATCAGCCGGATCATCCTCAACCCGCTTAACGCCAAGCGCCTGCACACTATCCTCGGCGAGCACCTGCGGCGTTATGAGGCGCGCTTCGGCCCGCTGTCGATCAAGACCCCGGATCAAGGTGACGTGGAGATCGTCAACTAG
- a CDS encoding M20/M25/M40 family metallo-hydrolase, translating to MRLELSDKQWDEIYQEGLALLRDLIRIDTTNPPGRETVAAQYIAEQLKADKIDSEIIEPRSGRGNLLARLGSKGESDGPLLLNGHTDVVLAEPEHWSHPPFAAEDDGTYLYGRGTVDMKNIVAYQLMAVRLLKRHKAQLRRDVILAAVADEEEGCELGSRWLVENHPDKVRAQIALGEVGGFSMDFRGVRLYPVMTAAKGVAWLRLTARGEPGHGSFPRRDSAVIRLNHALERLGSRLLPYRLTDTMRDFVSQVAQLQGPAVGTLLKGLLLSQTADLIIDRALPEEVRPSFTAQLHNTVNATVLRAGEKINVMPTVAQAECDGRLLPGQLPADLVREVQQLIGPEIEIEVIREVPAYETPHDDPVFHKISEVNRRHDPEGHVVPFLVSGFTDSNWFSTLGARCFGYGPIRLPADEKFTKRFHGHDERIPLEGFRFGLRAFVELVWELAT from the coding sequence ATGAGGCTCGAACTTAGCGACAAACAATGGGACGAGATTTACCAGGAAGGGTTGGCCCTGCTGCGCGATCTGATCAGGATCGACACCACCAATCCTCCCGGCCGCGAGACCGTCGCGGCCCAGTACATTGCCGAGCAACTCAAGGCCGACAAGATCGATTCCGAGATCATCGAGCCCCGCAGCGGCCGCGGCAACCTGCTGGCGCGGCTTGGCTCCAAGGGCGAGTCCGATGGTCCGCTGCTGCTCAACGGCCACACCGATGTGGTGCTGGCCGAGCCCGAGCACTGGAGCCATCCACCGTTCGCCGCCGAGGACGACGGCACCTACCTCTACGGCCGCGGCACGGTGGACATGAAGAACATCGTGGCCTACCAGCTGATGGCCGTGCGGCTGCTCAAGCGCCACAAGGCGCAACTGCGGCGCGACGTGATCCTTGCCGCGGTGGCCGACGAGGAAGAGGGTTGTGAGCTGGGCAGTCGCTGGCTGGTCGAAAACCACCCGGACAAGGTGCGCGCCCAGATCGCCCTGGGCGAAGTCGGCGGGTTCAGCATGGACTTTCGCGGGGTGCGGCTCTATCCGGTGATGACTGCGGCCAAGGGCGTGGCCTGGCTGCGGCTCACAGCGCGCGGCGAGCCGGGACACGGCAGCTTCCCGCGCCGCGACAGCGCAGTGATCCGACTCAACCACGCACTGGAGCGACTGGGATCGCGGCTGCTGCCCTACCGCCTGACCGACACCATGCGCGACTTCGTCAGCCAAGTGGCGCAGCTCCAGGGCCCGGCCGTGGGCACGCTGCTCAAAGGGCTGCTGTTGTCGCAGACCGCGGACTTGATCATCGACCGCGCGCTGCCCGAGGAGGTGCGCCCGAGCTTCACCGCCCAGCTGCACAACACGGTCAACGCCACGGTCCTGCGCGCCGGCGAGAAGATCAACGTGATGCCCACCGTGGCCCAGGCCGAGTGCGACGGCCGACTGCTGCCCGGACAGCTCCCGGCCGACCTAGTGCGCGAGGTGCAGCAGCTGATCGGCCCCGAAATCGAGATCGAGGTGATCCGCGAGGTCCCGGCCTACGAGACGCCCCACGACGACCCGGTGTTTCATAAGATCAGCGAGGTCAACCGCCGCCACGATCCCGAGGGGCACGTGGTGCCGTTCCTGGTCTCCGGGTTCACCGATTCCAACTGGTTCTCGACGCTGGGCGCCCGCTGCTTCGGCTACGGCCCGATCCGACTGCCCGCGGACGAGAAATTCACCAAACGCTTCCACGGCCACGACGAACGGATTCCACTCGAGGGGTTCCGCTTCGGCCTGCGCGCCTTTGTCGAGCTGGTATGGGAGCTGGCAACGTAA
- a CDS encoding CoA ester lyase: MDDQTKFQFDGRITQRAAERNALLLATDDARRIELEPRYMAQTAHLTCPATVWKYVEGAVQRSRANLVMLDLEDSIPEGDHRALAQGRSNVIRALNELDWGPRLRFFRPRGMRLDPGFEDLAIVVAAAGRNLEGLVYPKIEGPDELRSLEQCLDELEQTHGLEPGRIKVEVLIESVQACQRAHEIADVGRRLRGLIFGAFDYWADLGMPAEEYRPDHPLVNAARVRIVEAAAGIGVPAIAEMTLDYPTSDKTEQQRTQALEQLRRDCELARGLGFSGKWTGIPAQVDVVLEAFAPDQAAIERALHEALEYRRANQSGRGATMINGRMADRATDRINRRLLRVALALGRLDPQQVRELGIDD; encoded by the coding sequence ATGGACGATCAAACGAAGTTTCAGTTCGATGGCCGAATCACACAGCGCGCTGCGGAGCGCAACGCGTTGCTGCTCGCAACCGATGACGCACGCCGCATCGAGCTCGAGCCGCGCTACATGGCGCAGACCGCCCACCTGACCTGTCCGGCCACGGTCTGGAAGTACGTTGAAGGCGCGGTGCAGCGCAGCCGCGCCAACCTGGTGATGCTCGACCTCGAGGACTCGATCCCCGAGGGCGATCATCGGGCCTTGGCCCAGGGGCGGAGCAACGTGATTCGCGCACTCAACGAGTTGGACTGGGGTCCGCGGCTGCGCTTCTTTCGGCCGCGCGGTATGCGCCTGGACCCGGGGTTCGAGGATCTGGCGATCGTTGTGGCCGCGGCGGGCCGCAACCTCGAGGGCCTGGTTTACCCCAAGATCGAGGGCCCGGACGAGCTGCGCAGCCTCGAGCAATGCCTGGACGAGCTTGAACAAACTCACGGCCTTGAGCCGGGGCGGATTAAGGTCGAGGTGCTGATCGAATCGGTCCAGGCCTGCCAGCGTGCCCACGAGATTGCCGATGTCGGCCGTCGATTGCGGGGCCTGATCTTCGGCGCTTTCGATTATTGGGCCGACCTGGGAATGCCCGCCGAGGAATACCGACCCGACCATCCGCTGGTCAACGCGGCCCGGGTGCGGATCGTCGAGGCCGCGGCCGGAATCGGGGTGCCGGCGATTGCCGAGATGACGCTGGACTACCCTACCAGCGACAAGACCGAGCAGCAGCGAACACAGGCCCTGGAACAGCTGCGGCGCGACTGCGAGCTGGCCCGCGGGTTGGGCTTCAGCGGCAAGTGGACCGGCATCCCGGCCCAGGTCGACGTGGTGCTCGAGGCGTTCGCGCCGGACCAGGCCGCCATCGAACGTGCGCTGCACGAGGCGCTGGAATACCGCCGAGCCAACCAATCCGGCCGCGGAGCGACGATGATCAACGGCCGGATGGCCGATCGGGCCACGGACCGCATCAACCGTAGGCTGTTGCGGGTCGCTCTGGCCTTGGGGCGCCTCGATCCGCAGCAGGTGCGCGAGCTGGGCATCGACGACTGA
- a CDS encoding SGNH/GDSL hydrolase family protein, producing MSNKRTPHPKRSNLLFVVLAVLLALGAAEVVLRLVERFGSGPEQFYSDIYDVEYVMSQDARNPYGEQHDPMNAWGLRGPDFPRAKPQGELRLVCLGDSTTYGFTSLEDSFPGILQRLLDQRDGPGRWRVINAGIPGTGFFQQLLFFNKTLLPASPDWVVVFSGPNYWPAVKTYRDRMESRIYRSTRPLQLVLRRLALYRGLRRLIKGGVSPEILDDSQIEDNPELQYDSAEYKADYRRDLEAFGRLAIEHGFRPIFMRIPDEHNIPQVLEQGVEPGDEWFEQACDKVHSETVTKRFALEQGHPWLDMYADFIERRDAPGLYADDTHPDALGNEMIARRLLELIPKPD from the coding sequence ATGAGCAACAAGCGTACCCCGCATCCGAAGAGATCCAACCTGCTGTTCGTGGTGCTGGCCGTGCTGCTGGCGTTGGGCGCGGCCGAGGTTGTGCTGCGCTTGGTCGAACGCTTCGGTTCCGGGCCGGAGCAATTCTACTCGGACATCTACGACGTCGAATACGTGATGTCTCAAGACGCTCGCAACCCCTACGGCGAACAGCACGACCCGATGAACGCCTGGGGTCTGCGCGGTCCGGACTTCCCGCGGGCCAAGCCGCAAGGCGAGCTACGGCTGGTCTGCCTAGGCGACTCCACGACCTACGGCTTCACCTCGCTGGAGGATTCCTTCCCCGGCATCCTTCAACGGCTGCTCGATCAGCGCGACGGCCCGGGCCGCTGGCGCGTGATCAACGCCGGCATCCCCGGCACGGGATTCTTTCAGCAACTGCTGTTCTTCAACAAGACCCTGCTGCCGGCCTCGCCGGATTGGGTGGTGGTCTTCTCCGGGCCCAACTATTGGCCCGCGGTCAAGACCTACCGCGACCGGATGGAGTCACGAATCTACCGCTCGACGCGGCCGCTGCAGCTCGTGCTGCGGCGGCTGGCGCTGTACCGCGGACTGCGGCGGCTGATAAAGGGCGGAGTCAGCCCCGAGATCCTCGACGACAGCCAGATCGAGGACAACCCGGAGTTGCAGTACGACTCGGCCGAGTACAAGGCCGACTACCGCAGGGACCTTGAAGCGTTCGGCCGCTTGGCCATTGAGCATGGGTTCAGGCCGATCTTCATGCGGATCCCCGACGAGCACAACATCCCGCAAGTTTTGGAGCAGGGGGTAGAGCCAGGGGACGAGTGGTTCGAGCAGGCCTGCGACAAGGTGCACTCCGAAACTGTAACCAAGCGCTTCGCCCTGGAACAGGGCCATCCTTGGCTGGACATGTACGCCGACTTCATCGAGCGCCGTGACGCGCCCGGGCTCTACGCCGACGACACCCACCCCGACGCCCTGGGCAACGAGATGATCGCCCGGCGGCTGCTGGAATTAATCCCTAAACCTGACTAA
- a CDS encoding HAD family phosphatase, with product MKLRAVLWDMDGVLIDSMDRHAQAWIRAAGELGLNEIDPQEILRREGERGEVSARDFIKAHDMMPTRKRVRQLLETKEQIFAAMGPARPFPNIEQVLAEVARRGLAMALVTGTSADELETVLPAPIRSMFKVLITGDAVLHGKPNPEPYLKAAMGLGLAPEVCLAVENAPFGLRSAKDAGALVAVVPTSLPIDQLPGADFYLDSIEQVPGLLDRIAQTD from the coding sequence ATGAAACTGCGGGCTGTGTTGTGGGACATGGACGGTGTGCTGATCGATTCGATGGACCGCCACGCCCAGGCCTGGATCAGGGCCGCGGGCGAGTTGGGCCTGAACGAGATCGACCCCCAGGAAATCTTACGCCGCGAGGGTGAAAGGGGGGAGGTCAGCGCCCGCGATTTCATCAAGGCCCACGATATGATGCCCACGCGCAAGCGGGTCCGGCAGCTGCTCGAGACCAAAGAACAGATCTTCGCCGCCATGGGACCGGCGCGGCCGTTTCCCAACATCGAGCAGGTGCTGGCCGAGGTTGCCCGCCGCGGCCTGGCCATGGCCCTGGTCACCGGCACCAGCGCTGACGAACTGGAGACGGTGCTGCCCGCGCCGATCCGGTCGATGTTCAAGGTGCTGATTACCGGCGACGCTGTGCTTCACGGCAAGCCCAACCCCGAGCCGTATCTCAAAGCGGCGATGGGCCTGGGTCTGGCCCCCGAGGTGTGTCTGGCAGTGGAGAACGCTCCGTTCGGGCTGCGCTCGGCAAAGGACGCCGGAGCCCTGGTGGCGGTGGTCCCGACCTCGTTGCCCATCGACCAGCTTCCCGGCGCGGACTTCTACCTTGATTCCATTGAACAGGTGCCTGGGTTGCTCGACCGTATTGCCCAGACTGATTAG
- a CDS encoding GMC family oxidoreductase yields MIIKGRDALGGRDYEFSCDVAIAGSGASGAIAARELTAAGLDVIVLEEGPWFSNEEKRNFSVTESMYRLYRNQGATFTMGLGGSPSISLTMGWGPGGSSVLTGGVCYRVPDTVVDDWVGRLGLSDLAPDKMAPFYETIEDWLSIGPTPEKMWGKGNRKIIEGCNKLDYEVKVINRNMTDACRGCGRCNFVCPHGAKTSVDISALPHAMQGGATLICEARATKLQVRNCRATGLSGVLLNEHRKPHARFKIKAKTVLLAMGSVHTSAFMLKNGVGNGSGQLGRGMTLHPGFRTYGLFDEELNANQSALQPIYVDKFMPDITFNAIYVPEAIMMATLPGIGAKNREFAQQRPNIAAFGAMIHDGPNGRIVPTSGPDPMILYRMPVPEKNLAVKAMQMLAEIFFAAGAKQVLTGFHGLERFENMDQVRAVDADQIKGNQIECAAFHPLGTARMGHSSEDSVVDVWGRVHGMQGLYVIDGSVFPTALSVNSQLPIMAMALRMATHLHQEERRLFADQKPERHEGANPLLTFENLAKASTSRLKRLFDQGVRPDPDKLAGWEFRGWNTPYFTKLVGIQKFKKGFYRVPGEQRFMGYNRPIRVNGLDLPHTGKPTEARSKPFGWYSVAPVDADSKENKAPHALLLNYGVRKNGLAPPRLLRDYLVQVDPDNPDLYLGKAYLALGPLRVFSNFFILERYNQATYDPAQDPKGHRL; encoded by the coding sequence ATGATCATCAAGGGGCGCGACGCACTGGGCGGACGGGATTACGAATTCTCCTGCGACGTTGCTATCGCCGGATCGGGCGCCTCGGGCGCGATCGCGGCGCGCGAGCTGACCGCGGCCGGTCTCGATGTGATCGTGCTCGAGGAGGGCCCGTGGTTTTCCAACGAGGAGAAGCGCAACTTCTCGGTCACCGAGTCGATGTACCGGCTCTATCGCAACCAGGGCGCGACCTTCACCATGGGCCTGGGCGGATCGCCGAGCATCAGCCTGACAATGGGCTGGGGTCCCGGCGGCAGCTCGGTGCTTACCGGCGGGGTGTGCTACCGCGTGCCCGATACCGTGGTCGACGATTGGGTCGGTCGGCTGGGCCTGAGCGATCTGGCACCGGACAAGATGGCCCCATTCTACGAGACGATCGAAGACTGGCTGTCGATCGGGCCCACGCCGGAAAAGATGTGGGGCAAGGGCAACCGCAAGATCATCGAGGGCTGCAACAAGCTCGACTACGAAGTTAAGGTGATCAATCGCAACATGACCGACGCCTGCCGCGGCTGCGGGCGCTGTAACTTCGTCTGTCCCCACGGCGCCAAGACCAGCGTCGATATCTCGGCGCTGCCGCATGCGATGCAGGGCGGCGCGACCCTAATCTGCGAGGCACGGGCCACGAAGCTGCAGGTCCGCAATTGCCGGGCCACGGGTCTCTCGGGCGTGCTGCTCAACGAGCACCGCAAACCCCACGCGCGTTTCAAGATCAAGGCCAAGACCGTGCTGCTGGCCATGGGCAGCGTGCACACCTCGGCGTTCATGCTTAAAAACGGCGTGGGGAACGGCTCGGGGCAGCTCGGCCGGGGCATGACGCTCCATCCGGGATTCCGCACCTACGGACTGTTCGACGAGGAGCTCAACGCCAATCAGTCCGCGTTGCAGCCGATCTACGTCGACAAGTTCATGCCCGACATCACTTTCAACGCGATCTACGTTCCCGAGGCGATTATGATGGCCACCCTGCCGGGGATCGGCGCCAAGAACCGCGAGTTCGCGCAGCAACGGCCGAACATCGCGGCGTTCGGGGCGATGATCCACGACGGGCCCAACGGCCGTATCGTACCTACATCCGGACCAGATCCGATGATCCTCTACCGCATGCCCGTGCCGGAGAAGAACCTGGCGGTCAAGGCGATGCAGATGCTGGCCGAGATCTTTTTCGCGGCCGGGGCCAAGCAGGTGCTTACGGGCTTCCACGGCTTGGAACGCTTTGAGAACATGGATCAAGTGCGCGCTGTGGACGCTGATCAGATCAAGGGCAATCAGATCGAGTGCGCCGCGTTCCACCCCCTGGGCACCGCGCGTATGGGACACAGCTCCGAAGATTCAGTGGTCGACGTCTGGGGCCGCGTGCATGGAATGCAGGGGCTGTACGTGATCGACGGCAGCGTGTTCCCCACGGCCCTGAGCGTCAACAGCCAGCTGCCGATCATGGCCATGGCCCTGCGCATGGCCACCCACCTGCACCAGGAGGAGCGCCGGCTGTTCGCCGATCAAAAGCCCGAGCGGCACGAGGGCGCGAACCCGCTGTTGACCTTCGAGAACCTGGCCAAGGCGAGCACGTCCAGGCTCAAGCGACTTTTTGATCAAGGCGTGCGCCCCGACCCGGACAAGCTGGCCGGGTGGGAATTCCGCGGTTGGAACACTCCGTATTTCACCAAATTGGTCGGCATCCAGAAATTCAAGAAGGGCTTCTACCGGGTGCCCGGGGAGCAGCGCTTCATGGGGTACAACCGGCCGATCCGCGTCAACGGCCTGGATCTGCCGCACACCGGCAAGCCCACCGAGGCCCGTTCCAAGCCCTTCGGCTGGTACTCGGTAGCGCCGGTGGACGCCGACTCCAAGGAGAACAAGGCCCCCCACGCGCTGCTGCTGAACTACGGGGTGCGCAAGAACGGGCTGGCGCCGCCGCGGTTGCTGCGCGACTACCTGGTGCAGGTGGACCCCGATAATCCAGATCTCTACCTGGGCAAGGCATACCTCGCCCTGGGGCCGCTACGGGTCTTCTCCAATTTCTTTATTTTGGAGCGCTACAACCAAGCGACCTACGATCCGGCGCAGGATCCAAAGGGCCACCGGCTGTAA
- a CDS encoding QueT transporter family protein → MKELLTIWTNTRGIVLISVCAAVYVAVLLPFKLFTIVPGLTEFRPGAALPIFLSFMFGPAAAWGAGIGNLVGDLLGGMFGPASLFGFAGNFCMGYIPYRAWRAWTGKVDPRPQSASQWLLFVLILLLSSAACGLFVGWGVHMLKLFPFIVLGNVITINNFLVSAIVTTALVFAASARITKWNMLYTDILEPRQISSFRFSRAASIVLAVAIVGGMVLANWISVANLGSDMGVQGASVDLLDTFQQGVGGYYGKVLSTQSLGLGVAPAIVLLIAALIVL, encoded by the coding sequence ATGAAAGAGCTGTTGACGATCTGGACCAATACCCGGGGCATCGTGCTGATCTCGGTCTGCGCCGCGGTATACGTGGCGGTGCTGCTGCCCTTCAAGCTGTTCACCATCGTGCCTGGACTGACTGAGTTTCGTCCGGGCGCGGCGCTGCCGATCTTCCTGAGCTTTATGTTCGGCCCGGCGGCCGCCTGGGGCGCCGGCATCGGCAACCTAGTGGGCGACCTGCTCGGCGGGATGTTCGGTCCGGCCTCGTTGTTCGGCTTTGCCGGCAACTTCTGTATGGGCTATATCCCCTATCGCGCCTGGCGGGCCTGGACCGGCAAGGTCGATCCGCGGCCGCAAAGCGCGAGTCAGTGGCTGTTGTTCGTACTGATCCTGTTACTGAGTTCCGCGGCCTGCGGGCTGTTCGTAGGCTGGGGCGTTCACATGCTCAAGCTGTTCCCGTTCATCGTGCTGGGCAACGTGATCACGATCAACAACTTCCTCGTAAGCGCCATTGTCACCACGGCCCTGGTCTTCGCGGCCTCGGCGCGAATCACCAAGTGGAACATGCTCTACACCGACATCCTCGAGCCGCGGCAGATCTCGTCGTTCCGCTTTTCCAGGGCCGCCTCGATCGTGCTCGCCGTGGCGATCGTCGGCGGAATGGTGCTCGCCAACTGGATCAGCGTGGCCAACCTGGGCAGCGATATGGGCGTGCAAGGCGCGAGCGTGGACCTGCTCGACACGTTCCAGCAGGGGGTCGGCGGCTATTACGGCAAGGTGCTCTCCACCCAATCGCTGGGACTGGGCGTCGCTCCGGCGATCGTGCTGCTGATTGCGGCGCTGATCGTACTCTAG